In Akkermansiaceae bacterium, the following are encoded in one genomic region:
- a CDS encoding glycosyltransferase — MNKLLFVGHAFHKKTRSSDFLVELLETQYEVSMRHVDPYSEDPYASLRGLEETHFDVLVCWQIKPPVTFINNHIHYRQGVFFPMYDACPSVSKIERWYPYRKFHIICFSLTLHRALQRAGFSSHGIQYFPEPAARFTPGRPDQVFFWNRREDINCDTLKQLFKNTPLKRLHIHKALDPNKTFIPPDEQLAEEITYSEWYPQKSDMLRDMSDCAIYIAPRKKEGIGMSFLEAMAMGRCVVAPDYPTMNEYITHGKNGLLYSLQKPEALPELSISEIQETTYQYMVDGRQSWETNKHNILQWLTQAVRVDRKKMFLRLVLRGMTRPFKITKTLLRSR, encoded by the coding sequence GTGAATAAGCTCCTCTTCGTCGGCCATGCGTTTCATAAAAAAACCCGGTCGTCAGACTTCCTGGTTGAGTTGCTCGAAACGCAATACGAGGTATCGATGCGACATGTTGATCCTTATTCCGAGGACCCTTATGCATCGCTTCGGGGGTTGGAGGAAACCCACTTTGATGTGCTTGTTTGCTGGCAGATCAAGCCTCCGGTCACGTTCATCAACAACCACATCCACTACAGGCAGGGGGTCTTTTTCCCGATGTATGATGCCTGTCCCAGCGTATCAAAAATCGAACGCTGGTATCCCTATCGAAAATTTCACATCATTTGTTTTTCCCTTACTCTGCACCGGGCACTGCAGCGCGCGGGGTTCAGTTCCCACGGGATCCAGTATTTCCCGGAGCCCGCAGCCAGGTTTACCCCTGGCCGCCCCGACCAGGTTTTCTTCTGGAACCGCCGGGAGGATATTAATTGCGATACGCTGAAACAACTCTTCAAAAACACCCCGCTCAAACGGCTCCACATCCACAAGGCTCTCGATCCCAACAAAACATTCATTCCGCCCGACGAGCAACTGGCGGAGGAAATCACCTATTCCGAATGGTATCCACAAAAATCCGACATGCTCAGGGACATGTCCGACTGCGCAATCTATATCGCTCCACGTAAAAAAGAGGGTATCGGTATGTCCTTCCTCGAAGCCATGGCGATGGGCAGGTGTGTGGTCGCACCTGATTACCCGACGATGAACGAGTACATCACCCATGGGAAAAACGGCCTGCTCTATTCGCTTCAAAAGCCGGAGGCGCTTCCCGAACTATCCATTTCGGAAATCCAGGAAACAACCTACCAATACATGGTCGACGGCCGACAATCCTGGGAAACAAACAAACACAACATCCTCCAGTGGTTAACCCAAGCGGTGCGCGTCGACCGGAAAAAAATGTTCCTCCGGTTAGTCTTGCGTGGTATGACCCGCCCTTTCAAAATCACAAAGACCCTGCTACGCTCCCGCTAA
- a CDS encoding glycosyltransferase family 4 protein: MPASINIIARTNGVGLDRDVDLIHKALSSAGFKVTVSHCRAISPLNRLLPGKPRFDANIFLERVFPRWFGTAKTNLLIPNQERFPHRHLKHLKQIDHILCKSRHAEEIFTQLGHATRYISFTSTDLRDDSLQPDYQSFFHLAGRSTLKGTETILKLWCSHPEWPTLTIVQCQENAPEHVPDNVRLITDYIPHEEIKTQLNSHGIHLCTSLSEGWGHYIVEAMSCGAVVVTTDAPPMNELITPARGVAVPYHQSEPRHLGTNFLIDPRKLETIIQELLLMPAEQKKALGAHARTWFEQNDRDFSTKFPQVVAELTS; encoded by the coding sequence ATGCCAGCTTCCATCAACATCATCGCGCGCACGAATGGAGTCGGCTTGGACCGTGACGTGGATCTCATTCACAAGGCACTCAGCTCTGCGGGTTTCAAGGTCACTGTCAGCCATTGCCGGGCTATTTCTCCACTGAACCGGCTCCTGCCTGGCAAACCACGCTTCGACGCCAACATCTTCCTCGAGCGTGTCTTCCCGCGCTGGTTCGGCACCGCCAAGACCAACTTGTTGATCCCTAACCAAGAGCGTTTTCCCCATCGACATCTCAAGCACCTCAAGCAAATCGACCACATCCTCTGCAAAAGCCGTCATGCCGAGGAGATCTTCACCCAGCTCGGGCACGCGACACGCTATATCAGCTTTACCTCCACCGACCTGCGGGATGACAGCCTGCAACCCGACTACCAATCGTTTTTCCACCTCGCCGGCCGAAGCACACTCAAGGGAACCGAGACCATTCTAAAACTATGGTGCAGTCATCCGGAGTGGCCGACCCTGACCATAGTCCAGTGTCAGGAAAACGCGCCAGAACACGTACCGGACAACGTCAGGCTGATCACCGACTACATCCCCCACGAGGAGATCAAAACACAGCTCAACAGCCACGGAATCCACCTCTGCACGTCCCTGTCGGAGGGCTGGGGCCACTACATCGTCGAAGCCATGAGCTGTGGCGCCGTTGTCGTAACCACTGACGCCCCGCCCATGAATGAACTTATTACTCCGGCGAGGGGGGTGGCGGTGCCCTATCATCAATCGGAGCCGCGCCACCTGGGCACTAATTTTCTGATCGACCCCCGGAAGCTTGAAACAATCATCCAGGAGCTGTTATTGATGCCGGCGGAACAGAAAAAAGCACTTGGGGCGCACGCCCGCACATGGTTTGAGCAAAACGACCGGGATTTCTCGACCAAGTTCCCCCAGGTGGTCGCCGAACTAACAAGTTGA
- a CDS encoding glycosyltransferase family 4 protein encodes MSANLQDTELILGNSNPRFSGVTSTMLQVLRYQKDLIKVAVLGSHHLPEGIQTVTFRQLAKLCRKPLPDGRYRVFHARRNNEVIQALLLKKLFGAKIRIAFTSTAQRQHSWITRYLIRQSDAIISTCSAAASYIQGGPDIIIPHGIDLNTYEPAEDRAALWQELGFPGKYGIGIFGRVRHQKGVDLLVHAAIPLLKKHPDFTVVICGETTSDHQGFQDKLQAEIDAAGLTERFLFLGKQPFAELPKLFKAMTIVTALSRNEGFGLTVPEAMASGVAVLASEAGAWKDIVRVGTDGYIVPCDDPEATEKQLDLMMSDPDKLLVMGRNGRARVEQHYTLEREARDLCDFLAQLANNPISYNPVASP; translated from the coding sequence ATGTCTGCAAACCTACAAGATACCGAGCTTATCCTCGGCAATTCCAATCCACGGTTTTCCGGGGTGACCTCGACGATGTTACAGGTACTCCGCTACCAGAAGGATTTGATCAAGGTGGCTGTGTTAGGATCGCACCACTTACCCGAGGGAATCCAGACGGTCACTTTCCGGCAACTGGCCAAGCTCTGCAGAAAGCCCTTGCCGGACGGGAGATACCGGGTATTTCACGCCCGGCGCAACAACGAGGTCATCCAGGCGCTTCTGCTGAAAAAGCTCTTTGGGGCAAAAATCCGCATCGCCTTCACCTCCACCGCGCAACGGCAGCATAGCTGGATTACCCGCTACCTGATTCGGCAGTCGGATGCGATTATCAGCACCTGTTCGGCAGCCGCGTCCTACATCCAGGGCGGACCCGACATCATCATCCCCCACGGTATCGACCTAAACACCTACGAACCGGCTGAAGACCGCGCGGCTCTCTGGCAAGAACTCGGTTTTCCAGGAAAATACGGCATCGGTATCTTTGGCCGGGTCCGACATCAAAAAGGCGTCGATCTCCTCGTCCACGCGGCCATTCCCCTGTTGAAAAAACACCCTGATTTCACCGTCGTGATCTGTGGTGAGACGACCTCCGACCACCAAGGCTTCCAAGACAAACTCCAGGCAGAGATTGATGCCGCCGGACTCACGGAACGTTTTCTTTTCCTCGGCAAACAACCTTTTGCTGAGCTTCCCAAACTGTTCAAGGCAATGACCATTGTCACCGCGCTCAGCAGAAACGAGGGTTTCGGCCTGACGGTTCCCGAGGCGATGGCGAGCGGGGTCGCCGTGCTGGCCTCGGAAGCTGGTGCCTGGAAGGACATCGTGCGCGTGGGAACCGATGGATACATCGTCCCCTGCGATGATCCTGAGGCCACGGAAAAGCAGCTCGACCTGATGATGTCAGACCCGGACAAACTCCTCGTGATGGGGCGCAACGGCCGTGCAAGGGTCGAGCAGCACTACACCTTGGAACGGGAAGCCAGGGACTTGTGTGATTTCCTGGCGCAGCTGGCTAACAACCCCATATCTTACAACCCAGTGGCCAGCCCTTGA
- a CDS encoding ABC transporter ATP-binding protein yields MKRFLPYYKHLKQVKGPFVMAVLAGAVYGAASGAGLPLMMKKVLPEIFSHEDIPLLQLILVALYMPAVFLIRGISQYINIYFVSYCGYRVLEYIQIDLYSALQKLPLKFFNENKSGDLLSRLLGDTDRIRQIIVDVSNDIIRQPMQLFGAVGFLVYLSLEKSEAFFLLVCLASIPICVFPIRMLGKKLFRKAVQVQKETGDLTSYVSDGLQAPMEIRAYNMQQGVVERFHHQIMSLFKGRMKVVKYKTMLGPIIEFISACGIAVTILYAGRSHMNFQEDVVPLLMALYMCYDPMKQLGKIHVTIQRATASLDRVEYVLNAPNVLPEPENPVPFEDIQGEVTFTDVSFCYDTEHVLSELNLSIPAGQVVALVGPSGAGKSTFANLLPRFYDVSRGSVSIDGKDVRSVLKHDLRNSIAVVSQTPVLFNETVLENIRIGRPDASDAEVIEAAKKAHAHDFIESALDDGYQTFVGERGTRLSGGQRQRIAIARSFLKDAPILILDEATSALDSESEAHIQTALEELVKGRTTFIIAHRFSTIKVADRILVFDRGRIVADGPHAEVYEKSGLYRDLYDRQN; encoded by the coding sequence ATGAAACGATTTTTACCGTATTACAAGCACCTCAAGCAGGTCAAGGGTCCATTTGTCATGGCTGTGCTGGCTGGTGCCGTCTATGGCGCGGCTTCCGGTGCAGGCTTGCCGTTGATGATGAAAAAGGTGCTGCCCGAGATCTTCAGCCATGAGGATATCCCCTTGCTGCAGCTCATCCTGGTGGCGCTCTATATGCCGGCGGTTTTTTTAATCCGCGGGATAAGCCAGTATATCAACATCTACTTTGTCAGCTACTGTGGCTACCGCGTTCTGGAGTATATCCAGATTGATCTGTACTCGGCCCTGCAGAAGCTGCCGTTGAAATTTTTCAATGAAAACAAAAGCGGGGACCTGCTGAGCCGGCTGCTGGGGGATACGGACAGGATCAGGCAGATCATTGTCGATGTTTCCAATGACATTATCCGCCAGCCGATGCAGCTGTTCGGAGCGGTGGGGTTTCTCGTTTATCTTTCCCTTGAAAAGAGCGAGGCCTTCTTCTTGCTGGTATGCCTGGCGTCGATCCCGATCTGTGTGTTCCCCATCAGAATGCTGGGTAAAAAACTATTCCGCAAGGCGGTCCAAGTGCAGAAGGAGACAGGCGATTTAACATCTTATGTGTCCGATGGTCTGCAGGCACCCATGGAGATCAGGGCATACAACATGCAGCAGGGAGTGGTGGAACGATTCCATCACCAAATCATGAGCCTCTTCAAAGGGCGTATGAAGGTGGTGAAATACAAAACCATGTTAGGTCCGATCATCGAGTTTATCTCGGCGTGTGGAATCGCCGTGACGATTCTCTATGCAGGAAGATCCCACATGAATTTCCAGGAGGATGTCGTGCCGCTGCTGATGGCGCTTTACATGTGTTATGACCCGATGAAGCAACTGGGTAAAATCCACGTGACCATACAGCGTGCCACTGCATCGCTTGACCGGGTGGAATATGTCTTGAACGCGCCCAACGTGCTTCCTGAGCCGGAGAACCCTGTGCCATTTGAAGACATCCAGGGGGAGGTTACGTTTACGGATGTTTCGTTTTGTTACGATACAGAGCATGTGTTGAGTGAGCTGAATTTAAGTATCCCCGCAGGACAGGTCGTCGCCCTGGTAGGTCCAAGTGGTGCGGGGAAAAGCACCTTTGCGAACCTGCTGCCACGTTTTTATGACGTCAGCAGAGGAAGCGTCAGCATCGATGGCAAGGATGTGCGGTCAGTCCTCAAACATGATCTGCGTAACTCGATCGCCGTGGTTTCCCAGACCCCAGTCCTTTTCAATGAAACGGTGTTGGAGAACATCAGGATCGGCCGTCCCGATGCCTCGGATGCTGAGGTGATTGAAGCTGCCAAAAAGGCACATGCCCACGATTTCATCGAAAGCGCATTGGATGACGGCTACCAGACATTTGTCGGTGAACGGGGCACGCGGCTCTCGGGTGGCCAGCGGCAACGTATCGCCATTGCACGGTCATTCCTCAAGGATGCCCCCATCCTGATCCTCGACGAGGCCACCTCGGCCTTGGACAGTGAGAGTGAAGCCCATATCCAGACGGCTCTTGAGGAATTGGTCAAGGGGCGGACAACCTTTATTATCGCGCACCGGTTCAGCACCATCAAGGTAGCCGACCGGATTCTGGTGTTCGACCGCGGCCGTATCGTGGCCGATGGCCCCCACGCGGAGGTCTACGAGAAAAGCGGGTTGTATCGCGACCTTTACGATCGACAGAATTGA
- a CDS encoding M48 family metallopeptidase, whose protein sequence is MTHYHLILLSLVALGFQSCTFRPAIDDQGVVTVRNPNKMMRNHGFSEFEKIKRTRAISQDPRHIQAVARVANRLKKVIEMPDAEWEFVIFKDNSPNAFALPGGKVGINTGLFQLIGHGPQGDALLAAVLGHEISHATANHAQQRMYRGVALGVLASILWCSLEHNDVDHPQYTVAAFATAYYLVDSLPFSRKQEYESDKIGAVYMAKAGYDPRVSIELWRRLLSYHTRRGGQKPEFLRTHPLDNARIRALEVFMPTALRYYSKHRASR, encoded by the coding sequence TTGACACACTACCACCTTATCCTTCTGAGCCTCGTTGCCCTGGGTTTCCAGTCATGCACCTTTCGTCCCGCCATCGACGATCAGGGAGTTGTCACCGTGCGCAACCCTAACAAAATGATGCGCAACCACGGCTTCAGTGAGTTTGAGAAAATCAAGCGCACGCGAGCCATCAGCCAAGACCCCCGCCACATCCAAGCCGTGGCGCGTGTGGCGAACCGACTGAAAAAGGTCATTGAAATGCCAGACGCCGAGTGGGAGTTCGTCATTTTCAAGGACAACTCACCCAATGCCTTCGCTTTACCCGGGGGCAAGGTCGGTATCAACACGGGGCTGTTTCAGCTGATTGGCCATGGTCCGCAGGGCGATGCCCTGCTCGCTGCCGTACTTGGCCATGAAATCTCGCATGCCACAGCGAACCATGCCCAGCAACGGATGTACCGGGGTGTTGCCCTGGGCGTGTTGGCATCGATTCTCTGGTGCTCGCTGGAGCATAATGACGTTGATCACCCGCAATATACCGTCGCGGCATTCGCGACCGCCTACTATCTTGTCGACAGCCTGCCCTTTTCCAGAAAACAGGAATACGAAAGCGATAAGATCGGTGCTGTTTACATGGCAAAAGCAGGGTATGACCCCCGTGTATCGATCGAATTGTGGCGACGGCTCCTATCCTATCATACCCGCCGCGGAGGGCAAAAACCCGAGTTCCTCCGCACCCACCCACTCGACAACGCCCGGATCCGCGCGCTGGAGGTGTTTATGCCCACCGCTCTGCGCTATTATTCCAAGCACCGGGCATCGCGCTGA
- the msrA gene encoding peptide-methionine (S)-S-oxide reductase MsrA, whose amino-acid sequence MEDTKPAAAPAVPKGHQTATFAAGCYWCVEAVYQRLEGVHSATSGFIGGHVANPGYEDVCAGTTGHAEAVQVVFDPRKISYDTLLDWFWRLHDPTTLNRQGGDIGTQYRSGIFYHSPEQKTAATASRNKAQESFSRPIVTEITQASTFYPAKTSHQDYYRTVGNKNPYCRMVIAPKLKKLKLDKVGEKQDK is encoded by the coding sequence ATGGAAGATACAAAACCCGCTGCCGCCCCCGCTGTTCCCAAAGGCCACCAGACTGCGACTTTCGCAGCCGGCTGTTATTGGTGTGTTGAAGCCGTTTATCAACGCCTCGAAGGCGTGCACTCCGCAACCTCGGGCTTCATCGGCGGCCACGTCGCCAATCCGGGTTATGAAGACGTCTGCGCAGGGACCACCGGCCACGCAGAAGCCGTGCAAGTTGTTTTCGATCCCAGGAAAATCTCTTACGACACGCTCCTGGACTGGTTCTGGCGACTGCACGATCCCACCACACTGAACCGCCAGGGCGGCGATATCGGCACCCAGTACAGGTCTGGTATCTTCTACCATAGCCCCGAACAAAAAACCGCCGCTACAGCTTCACGTAACAAGGCGCAGGAAAGCTTCAGCCGCCCCATCGTCACGGAAATCACCCAGGCTTCCACATTTTACCCGGCCAAGACATCACATCAGGATTATTACCGGACCGTCGGCAATAAAAACCCCTACTGCCGTATGGTCATCGCGCCTAAGCTGAAAAAGTTGAAGCTGGATAAGGTCGGGGAGAAGCAGGATAAATAA
- a CDS encoding OmpH family outer membrane protein has product MNLPRIFPGLITATLGLLVALCQVASADIKSATVNVNKLITEYHVAKKEISALQGERDEYVKEREERQKALKGVEDKLKALFAKLRDKAMPKAERDNLDEEKEDLVSQYNALTKDLKESDLGQINQTKEKLAAATRRLLDEIQIVIHQYAKDNGYHWIIDTSGVSNTQISPLVYAKDAKDVTEEILAILNKDAPKDEENSKPKTPETNPEQPTDS; this is encoded by the coding sequence ATGAACTTGCCCCGCATTTTCCCTGGCCTGATCACCGCTACCCTTGGCCTCCTCGTCGCACTCTGCCAAGTCGCTTCAGCTGATATCAAGTCAGCCACGGTGAACGTCAATAAGCTGATCACTGAATACCACGTTGCCAAAAAGGAAATCTCAGCCCTCCAAGGCGAGCGGGACGAATATGTCAAAGAGCGTGAAGAACGCCAAAAAGCTCTCAAGGGCGTTGAGGACAAGCTTAAGGCCTTGTTCGCCAAGCTCCGAGACAAAGCGATGCCCAAGGCCGAAAGAGATAATCTCGACGAGGAGAAAGAGGATCTGGTCAGCCAATACAACGCCCTCACCAAAGACCTGAAGGAGTCCGACCTTGGTCAGATCAATCAAACCAAAGAAAAGCTCGCGGCGGCTACACGCCGGCTACTCGACGAAATCCAAATCGTCATTCACCAGTATGCCAAGGACAATGGCTACCACTGGATCATAGATACCTCCGGTGTCAGCAATACCCAGATTTCCCCCCTCGTCTATGCCAAGGATGCCAAGGATGTCACTGAGGAAATCCTCGCCATCCTCAACAAGGACGCGCCGAAGGATGAGGAAAACTCCAAGCCAAAAACCCCGGAAACCAATCCGGAACAGCCCACCGACAGCTGA
- a CDS encoding 8-oxo-dGTP diphosphatase, translating into MDDCSVNWSIWQGEMPATLMFVIRDGEILLIEKLRGIGKGKVNGPGGKIDPGETPAQCVVRECQEELHITPRNPVKMGELWFAMSDMDDIHCHVFTSSEFDGVPTATDEAVPLWTDIKKIPWERMWEDDPQWLPHMLEGKKFLGKFVFEGEKMQWCELLLGNAGVAGWKVDGSRID; encoded by the coding sequence ATGGATGATTGCAGCGTGAATTGGAGTATCTGGCAAGGTGAGATGCCCGCAACGCTGATGTTTGTGATCCGAGATGGGGAAATCCTGTTGATTGAAAAACTCCGGGGTATTGGCAAAGGCAAAGTCAACGGCCCGGGAGGGAAGATCGATCCAGGGGAAACACCTGCCCAGTGTGTGGTGCGTGAGTGTCAGGAAGAGCTTCACATTACTCCCAGGAACCCCGTCAAGATGGGGGAATTATGGTTTGCCATGTCGGATATGGACGACATCCATTGCCATGTATTCACGAGTAGTGAGTTCGACGGGGTTCCAACAGCCACAGATGAAGCGGTTCCGTTGTGGACCGACATCAAGAAAATCCCGTGGGAGCGGATGTGGGAAGATGACCCCCAGTGGCTTCCCCACATGTTGGAAGGGAAAAAATTTCTCGGCAAGTTCGTCTTTGAAGGTGAGAAAATGCAGTGGTGTGAGCTGCTGCTGGGCAATGCCGGAGTGGCCGGGTGGAAAGTGGACGGTAGCAGAATTGATTGA
- a CDS encoding TIGR03862 family flavoprotein, which translates to MAAESAATLGAQVTVYDAMRSVGRKFLVAGKSGLNLTNAEAIDPFLAKYSGHELPRELWRDIIANFDNNALRKWAADLGVDTFVASSGKVFPSPIDGSIKAAPLLRRWVGRLRTLGVSFKTKHRWIGLEKPHLLTFDHGGEIVTVHADATILALGGASWPQTGSDGHWTQTLAGHGIDITPLTAANCGWEVDWPVPLLEEAEGQPLKNLLLQAGGDSRHGELVITRYGLEGGPIYRLGPAIRQQSNPHVIIDFKPDLSHADLVARMGRVTRNFVREARRRWKLDAATCSMLKYMPDRGPWKSVEQLAHEIKHCHIPLTRPRPIDEAISSAGGIRWKELDESLMLKKLPGVFAAGEMIDWEAPTGGYLLQASFATGAHVGRNALNSRF; encoded by the coding sequence ATGGCGGCGGAATCAGCCGCCACCCTCGGTGCCCAGGTCACGGTCTACGACGCCATGCGTTCCGTAGGCCGTAAATTTCTCGTGGCCGGAAAAAGCGGACTCAATCTAACCAATGCCGAGGCCATCGACCCCTTCCTCGCCAAATACTCCGGCCATGAACTTCCCCGTGAACTCTGGCGAGACATCATCGCCAACTTCGATAACAACGCGCTCAGAAAATGGGCGGCGGACCTGGGTGTCGACACCTTTGTCGCGAGCAGCGGCAAGGTCTTCCCCTCACCCATCGACGGCTCGATCAAGGCCGCCCCACTCCTCCGCCGATGGGTCGGGCGCTTGCGGACCCTGGGCGTCAGCTTCAAAACCAAACACCGCTGGATCGGCCTGGAAAAACCCCATCTGCTCACCTTTGATCACGGGGGGGAAATCGTGACGGTTCACGCCGATGCCACCATCCTCGCACTCGGTGGTGCGTCGTGGCCACAGACGGGTTCGGATGGCCACTGGACCCAGACCCTGGCCGGACATGGCATCGACATCACCCCACTAACAGCCGCCAACTGCGGCTGGGAAGTCGACTGGCCAGTGCCTCTACTCGAAGAAGCCGAAGGCCAACCCCTCAAAAACCTCCTCCTCCAGGCTGGTGGTGATTCCCGGCACGGAGAACTTGTCATCACACGCTATGGACTCGAGGGCGGACCCATTTACCGCCTGGGCCCGGCCATACGTCAACAAAGCAACCCGCATGTCATCATCGATTTCAAACCGGACCTATCTCACGCCGATCTCGTCGCCCGCATGGGTAGGGTGACCCGCAATTTTGTCCGTGAGGCACGCCGACGCTGGAAACTCGATGCCGCCACCTGCTCCATGCTCAAATATATGCCAGACCGCGGCCCATGGAAATCGGTAGAGCAACTCGCGCATGAAATCAAACACTGCCACATCCCCCTAACACGCCCACGGCCCATCGATGAAGCCATTTCATCCGCTGGAGGAATCCGCTGGAAGGAACTCGACGAATCGCTCATGCTCAAAAAGCTCCCCGGCGTATTTGCCGCAGGTGAAATGATCGACTGGGAAGCGCCCACCGGCGGCTACCTGCTCCAGGCCAGTTTCGCCACCGGCGCCCACGTCGGCCGCAACGCTTTAAACTCCAGGTTTTAA